One window of Longimicrobiaceae bacterium genomic DNA carries:
- a CDS encoding Rne/Rng family ribonuclease produces the protein MKREILMNTTARETRVAILEDDVLVELMLDRPDAARMVGDIYLGKVEAVLPGIQAAFVDIGTDKAAFLHVSDVALEDEADAEAEPGDDPAEPAEGAEGDDDEAASGGGGGGGGGRRRTRNYPPIQDVVKKGQEILVQVSKEPISTKGPRVTAHISMPGRFLVYMPGSDHVGVSRKIEEREERARLRALAKEILPPNSGGLIVRTVGEELTRETFERELRSLQDTWKQILKKKARARAPALLRREAKLVAGIIRDLFSQKVDSLTIDKKEVYNEVRQYLEEVDPTLIERVHLYEDAKPLFDARGIESEITDAFQRRVNLPSGGYIIVEPTEALVSIDVNTGRYTGKKDPEKTILKTNVDAAKEIARQLRLRDVGGIIVCDFIDMESKQNREKVLQELRQHLSRDRARTKAFQVSELGLIEMTRQRVRPSLYQTQTEACPTCKGTGRIFTPETIVRRIERAVRRAADDGKERGLFIRAHPEVALYIIEDEPQFLRTLEKQLKLQLTLRDDPLMQQDEFRVLAANSQQDLSSKYALG, from the coding sequence GTGAAGCGCGAGATCCTGATGAACACCACCGCCCGCGAGACGCGCGTCGCCATCCTCGAAGACGACGTGCTGGTCGAGCTCATGCTCGACCGGCCCGACGCCGCGCGCATGGTGGGCGACATCTACCTCGGCAAGGTGGAGGCGGTGCTCCCCGGCATCCAGGCCGCCTTCGTGGACATCGGCACCGACAAGGCCGCCTTCCTGCACGTCTCCGACGTCGCCCTGGAAGACGAAGCCGATGCCGAGGCCGAGCCCGGAGACGATCCCGCGGAACCCGCGGAAGGCGCCGAGGGCGACGACGACGAGGCCGCGTCCGGCGGCGGCGGGGGAGGCGGCGGAGGGCGCAGGCGCACCCGCAACTACCCGCCCATCCAGGACGTGGTGAAGAAGGGCCAGGAGATCCTGGTGCAGGTCAGCAAGGAGCCCATCAGCACCAAGGGCCCGCGCGTGACCGCGCACATCTCCATGCCCGGACGCTTCCTCGTCTACATGCCCGGCAGCGACCACGTGGGCGTCTCGCGCAAGATCGAGGAGCGCGAGGAGCGGGCGCGTCTGCGCGCCCTGGCGAAGGAGATCCTGCCTCCCAACAGCGGCGGCCTCATCGTCCGCACCGTGGGCGAGGAGCTCACGCGCGAGACCTTCGAGCGCGAGCTGCGGTCGCTGCAGGACACCTGGAAGCAGATCCTGAAGAAGAAGGCCCGCGCCCGCGCCCCGGCGCTGCTGCGGCGCGAGGCCAAGCTGGTGGCCGGCATCATCCGCGACCTCTTCTCGCAGAAGGTCGACAGCCTGACCATCGACAAGAAGGAAGTCTACAACGAGGTGCGGCAGTACCTCGAAGAGGTGGACCCCACGCTCATCGAGCGCGTGCACCTGTACGAGGACGCCAAGCCGCTCTTCGACGCGCGCGGCATCGAGAGCGAGATCACCGACGCCTTCCAGCGCCGCGTGAACCTGCCGTCGGGCGGCTACATCATCGTGGAGCCCACCGAGGCGCTGGTCTCCATCGACGTCAACACGGGGCGCTACACCGGCAAGAAGGACCCCGAGAAGACGATCCTCAAGACCAACGTGGACGCCGCCAAGGAGATCGCCCGCCAGCTCCGGCTGCGCGACGTGGGCGGCATCATCGTCTGCGACTTCATCGACATGGAGTCGAAGCAGAACCGCGAGAAGGTGCTCCAGGAGCTGCGGCAGCACCTTTCGCGCGACCGGGCGCGGACCAAGGCGTTCCAGGTCTCGGAGCTGGGCTTGATCGAGATGACGCGCCAGCGGGTGCGGCCGTCGCTCTACCAGACGCAGACCGAGGCGTGCCCCACCTGCAAGGGCACCGGCCGCATCTTCACGCCCGAGACGATCGTGCGGCGCATCGAGCGCGCGGTGCGGCGGGCGGCGGACGACGGCAAGGAGCGCGGGCTGTTCATCCGCGCGCATCCCGAGGTCGCGCTCTACATCATCGAGGACGAGCCGCAGTTCCTGCGCACGCTCGAGAAGCAGCTCAAGCTCCAGCTCACGCTGCGCGACGACCCGCTCATGCAGCAGGACGAGTTCCGCGTGCTGGCGGCGAACTCGCAGCAGGATCTTTCTTCCAAGTACGCTTTGGGCTGA